Proteins encoded within one genomic window of Nordella sp. HKS 07:
- a CDS encoding sugar-binding transcriptional regulator yields MPQHRDDALEDEMLIARAAWLYYVGGLNQEAAAKRLGITRARVNKLLQDARETGVVSITINPTNVGLLPVEDAIRDKFGLDFCICTPALGFDRNGGEARDILKDFAFRAVGAAAAAHLRSHLAEREDAVIGTGWGRTLQQMTLQLAGVRAPRARFISVMGSLTANSAYNPFEVVHAFARATGGEGFVLPVPFIADSVEDRKVLLAQRSVQQALQLGRSASVAYISIGELTEDSLLRRQKMLTAEEVVELRAAGAVGDTNGIFFDDDGHAVDHPLNQRTLALGLGELRKANAVGLIAGQSKLRAAHAFLKSGAGKGLIIDGDTALLLVKQI; encoded by the coding sequence GTGCCGCAGCACCGAGACGACGCCCTGGAAGACGAGATGCTGATCGCGCGCGCCGCCTGGCTCTATTATGTCGGCGGCCTCAATCAGGAGGCGGCGGCAAAGCGTTTAGGCATAACCCGCGCCCGCGTGAACAAGCTGTTGCAGGATGCGCGCGAAACCGGTGTCGTCAGCATCACCATCAACCCCACCAATGTCGGCCTCCTGCCGGTCGAGGACGCGATCCGCGACAAATTCGGACTCGACTTCTGCATCTGCACCCCGGCTCTGGGTTTCGACCGCAACGGCGGGGAAGCGCGCGACATCCTCAAGGACTTCGCCTTCCGCGCCGTGGGTGCGGCCGCCGCGGCGCATCTGCGCAGCCATCTCGCCGAGCGTGAGGACGCCGTCATTGGCACCGGCTGGGGCCGCACCTTGCAGCAGATGACCTTGCAGCTGGCAGGAGTCCGCGCGCCGCGTGCCCGCTTCATCAGCGTGATGGGCTCGCTCACCGCCAATTCCGCCTACAACCCCTTCGAGGTGGTGCATGCTTTCGCGCGCGCCACCGGTGGCGAAGGCTTCGTCCTGCCGGTGCCGTTCATCGCCGACAGCGTCGAGGACCGCAAAGTGCTGCTGGCACAGCGCTCGGTGCAGCAGGCGCTCCAGCTCGGGCGCTCGGCGAGCGTCGCTTACATTTCGATCGGCGAGCTGACCGAGGACTCGCTGCTCAGGCGCCAGAAGATGCTGACCGCCGAGGAAGTCGTGGAATTACGCGCCGCCGGCGCGGTTGGCGACACCAACGGCATCTTCTTTGATGATGACGGCCACGCCGTCGATCACCCGCTCAATCAGCGCACCTTGGCGCTGGGCCTCGGCGAATTGCGCAAGGCCAACGCGGTGGGCCTCATCGCCGGACAAAGCAAGCTGCGCGCCGCGCACGCGTTTCTGAAGAGCGGCGCCGGCAAGGGCCTCATCATCGACGGCGACACGGCGCTGCTTCTGGTGAAGCAGATCTGA
- the rpsD gene encoding 30S ribosomal protein S4: MTKRVQAKHKLDRRMGQNIWGRPKSPINKREYGPGQHGQRRKGKISDFGMQLRAKQKLKGYYANISERQFFGIYSEAARMTGDTSQNLIGLLERRLDAIVYRAKFVPTMFAARQFVSHGHVKVNGRRVTIPSMRIKAGDVIEVRQKSKELPILLEAVQLAERDVPDYVETDHKGMTAKLTRVPSLSDVPYPVQMEPNLVVEYYSR, translated from the coding sequence ATGACTAAACGCGTGCAAGCCAAGCACAAACTCGATCGCCGCATGGGGCAGAACATCTGGGGCCGCCCCAAGAGCCCGATCAACAAGCGTGAATACGGCCCCGGCCAGCACGGCCAGCGCCGCAAGGGCAAGATCTCCGACTTCGGCATGCAGCTGCGCGCCAAGCAGAAGCTCAAGGGCTACTACGCGAATATCTCCGAGCGCCAGTTCTTCGGCATCTATTCGGAAGCCGCGCGCATGACCGGCGACACCTCGCAGAATCTCATCGGCCTGCTCGAGCGTCGCCTCGACGCCATCGTCTATCGCGCCAAGTTCGTGCCCACCATGTTTGCCGCCCGCCAGTTCGTGAGCCACGGCCATGTCAAGGTGAACGGCCGCCGCGTCACCATCCCCAGCATGCGCATCAAGGCGGGCGACGTGATCGAAGTGCGCCAGAAGTCGAAGGAACTGCCGATCCTCCTCGAAGCGGTCCAGCTCGCCGAGCGCGACGTGCCGGATTATGTCGAGACCGATCACAAGGGCATGACCGCCAAGCTGACGCGCGTCCCGAGCCTCTCCGATGTTCCTTATCCGGTGCAGATGGAGCCGAACCTGGTCGTCGAATATTATTCGCGCTGA
- a CDS encoding alpha/beta hydrolase — translation MNDGKSTQTDFRLADPAQFARNMAKVFEQAAQIARHLAETPPNPQAAFEAQVTPAEQVMKTLGAVAQSYASDPQKLMEAQMKLWASYGELWQSAWRKVLGEEVGPVASPERGDKRFTDKDWQQNTIFDFLKQFYLLSARWAGDLVKDAEGIDDHTRHKARFYVDQIANAVSPSNFAFTNPEVLRTTLARNGANLIEGLKNLEADLKAGNGRLRIKQTDMSAFELGKNVATTPGKVVFQNDTFQLIQYSPATERVFDIPLLIVPPWINKYYILDLNPKKSFVRWASEQGLTVFVVSWVNPDEKHGHKTFADYMRDGFLTALDKVLEATAAPKANVIGYCVGGSLVAASLGYLAAKRDDRVNSVTFLTTQVDFEKAGDLRVFVDQEQIEWAEGRMKDRGYLAGRHVADAFNMLRSNDLIWSYVVNNYMLGKEPMPFDLLYWNSDSTRMPAGVHSQYLRECYLNNRMAKAQMTLDGVRIDLKKIKLPTYNLAAREDHIAPLPSVFRLAENFGGETRLVVAGSGHIAGVVNPPDAQKYQYWTNEKGAATLEEWLKGATEHPGSWWPDWLAWITPRSGKKVKARLPGTGKLKAIEDAPGSYVLVKAE, via the coding sequence ATGAACGACGGTAAGAGCACGCAGACCGATTTCCGCCTCGCCGATCCGGCGCAATTCGCCCGGAACATGGCGAAAGTGTTCGAGCAGGCGGCGCAGATCGCCCGCCATCTGGCGGAGACGCCGCCCAATCCGCAAGCGGCTTTCGAGGCCCAGGTCACGCCAGCCGAGCAGGTCATGAAGACGCTGGGCGCCGTCGCCCAATCCTATGCGTCCGATCCGCAGAAGCTGATGGAGGCCCAGATGAAGCTCTGGGCGAGTTACGGCGAGCTGTGGCAGTCCGCCTGGCGCAAGGTGCTGGGTGAGGAGGTGGGGCCGGTCGCCAGCCCGGAGCGCGGCGACAAGCGCTTCACCGACAAGGACTGGCAGCAGAACACGATCTTCGATTTCCTCAAGCAGTTTTATCTGCTCTCGGCGCGCTGGGCCGGCGACCTGGTCAAAGACGCCGAAGGGATCGACGATCATACGCGGCACAAGGCGCGCTTCTATGTCGACCAGATCGCCAATGCGGTCTCGCCGTCCAATTTCGCGTTCACCAACCCGGAAGTGCTGCGCACGACGCTGGCGCGCAACGGCGCCAATCTGATCGAGGGGCTCAAGAATCTCGAAGCCGATCTCAAGGCCGGCAATGGGCGTCTGCGCATCAAGCAGACCGACATGTCCGCCTTCGAGCTCGGCAAGAACGTGGCGACGACGCCGGGCAAAGTCGTTTTCCAGAACGACACGTTCCAGCTCATCCAATACTCGCCGGCGACCGAGCGCGTGTTCGATATCCCGCTGCTCATCGTGCCGCCCTGGATCAACAAATATTACATCCTCGATCTCAACCCGAAGAAGTCCTTCGTGCGCTGGGCGAGCGAGCAGGGGCTGACCGTCTTCGTCGTGTCCTGGGTCAATCCGGACGAGAAGCACGGCCACAAGACCTTTGCCGACTATATGCGCGATGGCTTCCTCACGGCGCTCGACAAGGTGCTCGAGGCGACGGCGGCGCCCAAGGCGAATGTCATCGGCTATTGCGTCGGTGGCTCCCTGGTCGCGGCCTCGCTCGGCTATCTGGCGGCCAAGCGCGATGACCGTGTCAATTCGGTCACCTTCCTCACCACGCAGGTCGATTTCGAGAAGGCGGGCGACCTGCGCGTCTTCGTCGACCAGGAGCAGATCGAGTGGGCGGAAGGGCGGATGAAGGACAGGGGCTATCTTGCCGGCCGCCATGTCGCCGACGCCTTCAACATGCTGCGGTCGAACGATCTGATCTGGTCCTATGTCGTCAACAACTACATGCTCGGCAAGGAGCCGATGCCGTTCGACCTTCTGTACTGGAACAGCGATTCGACCCGCATGCCGGCCGGCGTGCACAGCCAGTATCTGCGCGAATGCTATCTGAACAACCGCATGGCGAAGGCGCAGATGACGCTCGACGGTGTTCGCATCGATCTCAAGAAGATCAAGCTGCCGACCTATAATCTGGCGGCGCGCGAGGATCATATCGCGCCACTGCCCTCGGTGTTCCGCCTTGCTGAGAATTTCGGCGGCGAGACCCGCCTCGTGGTGGCGGGCTCCGGCCATATCGCCGGCGTCGTCAATCCGCCCGATGCGCAGAAATATCAGTACTGGACCAACGAAAAGGGTGCGGCGACCCTGGAGGAGTGGCTGAAGGGCGCCACCGAGCATCCGGGCTCCTGGTGGCCCGACTGGCTCGCCTGGATCACACCCCGATCCGGCAAGAAGGTGAAGGCCCGGCTTCCGGGTACCGGGAAGCTCAAGGCGATCGAGGATGCTCCCGGTAGCTATGTGCTTGTAAAGGCTGAGTAG
- a CDS encoding RNA methyltransferase: MAGTHKTRISPLGAAPAVVLVNPQLGENIGTAARAMANFGLHELRIVDPRDGWPNERALKAASGADWIIEKATIHATLEDALKDLTYVYATTARPRGMIKEVMTPEQAGSDMRQRIGRDEKLALLFGRERWGLNNDEVSLADMIITAPVNPAFASLNIAQAVLLVGYEWYKHEATSLGQATPELPALEGPGLVTPDTRPATKDELYGFFHHIESELDAAGFFKTAEKKPGMIRNMRNLFARAELTEQEVRSLRGMVASLTRAHVKRKGKTEE; encoded by the coding sequence ATGGCAGGCACCCACAAGACGCGTATTTCACCCCTGGGAGCGGCACCGGCGGTCGTTCTGGTCAATCCCCAGCTTGGTGAAAACATAGGCACAGCCGCCCGCGCCATGGCTAATTTCGGGCTCCATGAGCTGCGGATCGTCGACCCGCGCGACGGCTGGCCCAATGAGCGGGCGCTCAAAGCCGCCTCCGGCGCCGACTGGATCATCGAAAAGGCGACGATCCACGCGACGCTCGAAGACGCGCTCAAGGACCTGACCTATGTCTATGCCACGACGGCCCGGCCGCGCGGCATGATCAAGGAGGTGATGACGCCGGAACAGGCGGGAAGCGACATGCGCCAGAGAATCGGCCGCGACGAGAAGCTGGCGCTGCTCTTCGGGCGCGAGCGCTGGGGTCTCAACAATGACGAGGTCTCGCTCGCCGATATGATCATCACCGCCCCCGTCAATCCGGCCTTCGCCTCCCTCAATATCGCCCAGGCGGTGCTCCTCGTCGGCTATGAATGGTACAAGCACGAAGCCACCTCGCTCGGCCAGGCGACGCCCGAGCTTCCCGCTCTGGAAGGCCCCGGGCTCGTGACGCCCGACACCCGTCCCGCCACCAAGGACGAGCTTTATGGATTCTTTCACCATATTGAGAGTGAATTGGATGCGGCGGGCTTTTTCAAGACCGCCGAGAAAAAGCCAGGAATGATCCGCAACATGCGCAATCTGTTCGCCCGCGCCGAGCTCACCGAGCAGGAAGTGCGCTCGTTGCGCGGCATGGTGGCATCGCTCACCCGCGCGCATGTGAAACGGAAAGGCAAGACGGAAGAATGA
- the murI gene encoding glutamate racemase, whose translation MTAPCILLFDSGMGGLTVASAVRQAEPGATLIYAADNAAFPYGAWDEPQLVKRIVAVIGKLIDETRPDLVVIACNTASTLALAALRERYTVPFVGTVPAIKPAAEQTKSGLIGVLATPGTVNREYTKSLIHTYAFHCKVFLHGARRLAEIAEAKLKGQSFDPEELKHEIAPVFRRRDHKVTDVVVLGCTHYPLLLEEIRAVAPWPVTYIDPAPAIARRVSDLLRGAKSNGARMNGAAHGTVFLTSARGRGSESLAAYAAMGFSTNEVLDLPV comes from the coding sequence ATGACGGCGCCTTGCATCCTCCTCTTCGACAGCGGCATGGGCGGGCTCACCGTCGCCTCGGCGGTGCGTCAGGCCGAGCCCGGCGCGACCCTGATCTACGCCGCCGACAATGCCGCCTTCCCCTATGGCGCCTGGGACGAGCCGCAACTCGTCAAGCGCATCGTCGCGGTCATCGGCAAGTTGATCGACGAGACGCGACCCGATCTCGTCGTCATCGCCTGCAACACCGCCAGCACTCTTGCGCTCGCCGCCTTGCGCGAACGCTACACGGTCCCCTTCGTCGGCACGGTTCCCGCCATCAAGCCGGCCGCCGAGCAGACGAAGTCCGGACTTATCGGCGTCCTGGCGACCCCCGGCACCGTCAACCGCGAATATACGAAGTCGCTGATCCACACCTATGCCTTTCACTGCAAGGTGTTCCTGCATGGCGCCAGGCGGCTGGCCGAGATCGCCGAGGCGAAGCTGAAAGGCCAGAGCTTCGATCCGGAGGAACTGAAACACGAGATCGCGCCGGTCTTCAGGAGGCGCGACCACAAGGTGACCGATGTCGTCGTGCTGGGCTGCACGCATTACCCGCTCTTGCTGGAAGAAATTCGCGCCGTAGCCCCCTGGCCCGTGACCTATATCGACCCCGCTCCGGCCATAGCCAGGCGCGTCAGCGATCTCCTGCGCGGCGCGAAGTCCAATGGCGCCCGGATGAACGGCGCCGCCCACGGCACCGTTTTCCTCACCTCGGCGCGCGGGCGCGGCAGCGAAAGCCTCGCCGCCTACGCCGCCATGGGTTTCAGCACCAATGAGGTGCTGGATCTGCCGGTGTGA
- the glpX gene encoding class II fructose-bisphosphatase has product MLNRMLTIEIARVTEAAAIAAAHWRGRGDEKLADQAAVDAMRKALNAIVEMDGLVVIGEGERDEAPMLYIGEHVGGGKSWRIDIALDPLEGTTLCAKAMPNSIACVAMAEGGSLLHAPDTYMDKIAIGGGYAEDTVDLDLTPQENIARLAKAKGVPAAQITACILDRPRHEKIIAGVRETGASVRLISDGDVAGVIHTADPEETGIDIYMGIGGAPEGVLAAAALRCIGGQMQGRLVTSSAEQKERARKMGITDFNKKFSLNEMASGDVMFAATGVTDGSLLRGVRFEREHVTTETVVMRSATGTVRWIKNRRRADAGE; this is encoded by the coding sequence ATGCTCAACCGCATGCTCACCATCGAGATCGCCCGTGTCACCGAAGCGGCGGCCATTGCCGCGGCGCATTGGCGGGGGAGGGGCGATGAGAAGCTGGCGGACCAGGCGGCGGTCGATGCCATGCGCAAGGCGCTCAACGCGATCGTCGAGATGGACGGTCTCGTGGTGATCGGCGAAGGCGAGCGCGACGAAGCGCCAATGCTCTATATCGGTGAGCATGTCGGCGGCGGCAAAAGCTGGCGCATCGACATCGCCCTCGATCCGCTCGAAGGCACGACGCTGTGCGCCAAGGCGATGCCGAATTCGATCGCCTGCGTCGCCATGGCAGAGGGTGGCAGCCTCCTGCACGCGCCCGACACCTATATGGACAAGATCGCCATCGGCGGCGGCTATGCGGAAGACACCGTCGATCTCGACCTTACGCCGCAGGAGAATATCGCCCGCCTCGCCAAGGCGAAGGGCGTGCCGGCGGCCCAGATCACCGCCTGCATCCTCGACCGGCCGCGGCATGAGAAGATCATCGCCGGTGTGCGCGAGACCGGCGCCTCGGTGCGTCTCATCAGCGACGGCGACGTCGCGGGCGTCATCCACACGGCCGATCCCGAGGAAACCGGCATCGACATCTATATGGGTATCGGCGGGGCGCCGGAGGGCGTTCTGGCGGCAGCGGCCTTGCGTTGCATCGGCGGCCAGATGCAGGGCCGGCTCGTGACCTCGAGCGCCGAGCAGAAGGAACGCGCCCGCAAGATGGGCATCACCGACTTCAACAAGAAGTTCTCGCTCAACGAGATGGCGTCGGGCGACGTCATGTTCGCGGCGACCGGCGTCACCGACGGATCGCTCCTGCGCGGCGTGCGCTTCGAGCGCGAGCATGTGACGACCGAGACGGTGGTGATGCGCTCGGCGACCGGCACGGTGCGCTGGATCAAGAACCGCCGCCGCGCCGACGCGGGGGAGTGA
- a CDS encoding homoserine dehydrogenase: MANSLKLGVAGLGTVGTGLLDLLAKHGPLVARRAGRPIEITAVSARDKAKDRGHDLSRLAWFDDPVALARSEKIDVFVELMGGEGDPAKAAVTAALQAGKPVVTANKALLAHHGAGLAKIADEKAIALNFEASVAGGIPIVKTMREALAGNQAAKVFGILNGTCNYILTKMAQEGRSFADVLKEAQELGYAEADPTFDIGGFDTAHKLAILTSLAFGTEVNVAAIEIEGIEALTLADIRNADEMGFKIKLLGVAVASAEGLEQRVHPTLVPKGSPVADTDGVFNAVVVHNDFAGDLMLEGRGAGSHPTASAVLADIVDIARGNLRPAFGVPAKELRKYKAAPKRAHEGGYYVALELYDKPGAVAAIAKVLADEKISIESIVQRAPAKEGAIASFMLVTHKTLDSSMRQALSRIERDGHVASKPRTIRIERL; this comes from the coding sequence ATGGCGAATTCTCTGAAACTGGGTGTGGCAGGCCTCGGAACGGTCGGAACGGGGCTACTGGACCTCCTGGCGAAACATGGCCCGCTTGTCGCGCGCCGGGCCGGACGTCCGATCGAGATCACCGCGGTCTCGGCCCGCGACAAGGCCAAGGATCGCGGCCATGACCTGAGTCGGCTTGCCTGGTTCGATGATCCCGTGGCGCTCGCCCGTTCCGAAAAGATCGATGTATTCGTCGAGTTGATGGGCGGCGAAGGCGACCCGGCTAAGGCCGCGGTCACCGCGGCACTTCAGGCTGGCAAGCCGGTGGTCACCGCCAACAAGGCGCTGCTCGCCCATCATGGCGCCGGCCTGGCGAAGATCGCCGACGAAAAGGCGATCGCCCTCAATTTCGAGGCGTCGGTCGCGGGCGGCATCCCGATCGTCAAGACGATGCGCGAGGCGCTGGCCGGCAACCAGGCCGCCAAGGTGTTCGGCATCCTCAACGGTACCTGCAACTACATCCTGACCAAGATGGCCCAGGAGGGCCGCAGCTTCGCCGATGTTCTGAAGGAGGCGCAGGAGCTCGGCTATGCCGAGGCCGATCCGACCTTCGATATCGGCGGCTTCGACACGGCGCACAAGCTCGCCATCCTGACGTCGCTCGCATTCGGCACGGAAGTGAATGTCGCCGCGATCGAGATCGAGGGCATCGAGGCGCTGACGCTTGCCGATATCCGCAACGCCGACGAGATGGGCTTCAAGATCAAGCTTCTGGGCGTTGCGGTGGCCAGCGCCGAGGGTCTGGAGCAGCGTGTGCATCCCACACTCGTGCCCAAGGGATCGCCCGTCGCCGACACCGACGGTGTCTTCAACGCCGTCGTGGTGCACAATGATTTTGCCGGCGATCTCATGCTCGAGGGCCGTGGTGCTGGCTCGCATCCTACCGCTTCCGCCGTGCTCGCCGACATTGTCGACATTGCGCGCGGCAACCTGCGTCCGGCATTCGGCGTGCCGGCCAAGGAGTTGCGCAAATACAAGGCGGCGCCCAAGCGCGCCCATGAGGGCGGCTATTACGTAGCGCTCGAGCTCTATGACAAGCCAGGCGCCGTGGCGGCGATCGCCAAGGTTCTGGCGGACGAGAAGATCTCGATCGAGAGCATCGTGCAACGCGCCCCCGCCAAGGAGGGGGCCATCGCATCATTCATGCTCGTCACACATAAGACACTCGATTCGTCCATGCGACAGGCCTTGAGCCGGATCGAAAGAGATGGCCATGTCGCCTCGAAGCCCCGCACCATCCGTATCGAACGGCTCTGA
- a CDS encoding DUF2474 family protein: MKADQPEPPWRYRLLWFVLLWVAGILAVGAAAMIIRLFLGL; the protein is encoded by the coding sequence TTGAAAGCAGACCAGCCCGAGCCTCCGTGGCGCTACCGGCTCCTCTGGTTCGTCCTGCTCTGGGTCGCCGGCATCCTGGCGGTCGGCGCGGCCGCCATGATCATCCGGCTCTTCTTGGGGCTATGA
- the cydB gene encoding cytochrome d ubiquinol oxidase subunit II, whose amino-acid sequence MMLDLAFIWAAIIAFAVLAYVMMDGFDLGIGILFPFYKSEADRDRMMNSVAPVWDGNETWLVLGGGGLFAVFPLAYAAIMPALYAPIIIMLLALVFRGVAFEYRWRTRRGKFLWDWAFALGSLAATFTQGIALGTIVQGIPIVDRAYAGGWWTWLTPFSFFTGLALVVGYALLGATWLILKTDEQLQERSYRFAMILGPATLILIGLVSLWTPFLEPLYMERWFSWPRMLYTIPVPLLVALAAYLLIRGLVRREEYTPFLASLALFLLSFIGLGVSFYPYMVPPTLTIWDAAGPEESLSFLLVGAVVLVPIILAYTAYSYWVFRGKVGSEGYH is encoded by the coding sequence ATGATGCTCGACCTCGCTTTCATCTGGGCCGCCATCATCGCCTTCGCCGTCCTCGCTTATGTGATGATGGACGGATTCGACCTCGGTATCGGCATATTGTTCCCCTTCTACAAATCGGAAGCCGACCGCGACCGCATGATGAATTCGGTGGCACCCGTCTGGGACGGAAACGAGACCTGGCTGGTGTTGGGCGGCGGCGGCCTGTTCGCGGTGTTTCCGCTCGCCTATGCCGCCATCATGCCGGCGCTTTACGCGCCGATCATCATCATGCTACTGGCGCTCGTCTTTCGCGGCGTCGCCTTCGAGTATCGCTGGCGCACGCGGCGCGGCAAGTTCCTCTGGGACTGGGCCTTCGCTCTCGGTTCGCTCGCCGCCACCTTCACGCAAGGCATAGCGCTCGGCACCATCGTGCAGGGCATTCCCATCGTCGACCGCGCCTATGCCGGCGGCTGGTGGACATGGCTCACTCCCTTCAGCTTCTTCACCGGCCTCGCTCTGGTGGTGGGCTATGCGCTGCTCGGCGCCACCTGGCTCATCCTCAAGACCGACGAGCAGCTGCAGGAGCGCAGTTATCGGTTCGCAATGATCCTCGGGCCGGCCACACTCATCCTCATCGGGCTGGTCAGCCTGTGGACGCCCTTCCTCGAGCCGCTCTACATGGAGCGCTGGTTCTCGTGGCCGCGCATGCTCTACACCATCCCGGTGCCGCTGCTGGTGGCGCTCGCCGCCTATCTTCTGATCAGAGGATTGGTCAGGCGTGAGGAGTATACGCCGTTCCTCGCTTCGCTGGCGCTCTTCCTCCTGTCCTTCATCGGGCTCGGCGTCAGCTTCTACCCCTATATGGTGCCGCCGACGCTCACCATCTGGGACGCGGCCGGGCCGGAGGAAAGCTTGTCATTCCTGCTGGTGGGAGCGGTGGTGCTGGTGCCTATCATCCTGGCCTATACCGCCTATTCCTACTGGGTATTCCGCGGCAAGGTCGGCAGCGAGGGCTATCATTGA
- a CDS encoding cytochrome ubiquinol oxidase subunit I, translating to MDSFDPVLLARWQFAFTVSFHIVFPSFSIGLASYLAVLEGLWLATGRTTYLTLFNYWKKIFAVAFGMGVVSGLVMAYQFGTNWSVFSDKAGPIIGPLMGYEVLTAFFLEAGFLGVMLFGLNKVGRSLHYIATLMVAIGTFISAFWILSANSWMQTPVGYTINAVGQFAPTDWWAIVFNPSFPYRLVHMVIAAYLTTALVVGGVGAWHLLRDRLNDGSRVMFSMAMWMLAIVAPIQILAGDLHGLNTLEHQPAKIAAMEGHFETRAGAPLILFGWPDMEAEKTLYEIAIPKLGSLILKHEWDGVVKGLKDWPKEDRPNATIVFWSFRIMVGLGFLMLGLGLWSLWGRYRKRLYEMKGLHVASVLMGPLGFVAVLAGWVTTEVGRQPYTVYGVLRTADSAAPIAAQAVAASLIAFVVVYFFVFGAGVFYLLRLMSKPPHENEPDSPSDAHLRAAGIVPAPALETVGELATYPEDRR from the coding sequence ATGGATAGTTTCGATCCGGTCTTGCTGGCGCGCTGGCAGTTCGCCTTCACGGTCAGCTTCCACATCGTGTTCCCTTCCTTCTCGATCGGGCTCGCAAGCTACCTCGCGGTTCTCGAGGGCCTGTGGCTGGCGACGGGACGCACCACCTATCTGACGCTGTTCAATTACTGGAAGAAGATCTTCGCCGTCGCCTTCGGCATGGGGGTCGTCTCGGGGTTGGTGATGGCCTACCAATTTGGCACGAATTGGAGCGTCTTCTCGGACAAGGCCGGCCCGATCATCGGTCCCCTGATGGGTTATGAGGTGCTGACCGCCTTCTTCCTCGAAGCGGGATTCCTCGGTGTCATGCTGTTCGGCCTGAACAAGGTGGGACGCAGCCTGCATTATATCGCGACCCTCATGGTCGCGATCGGCACTTTCATTTCGGCCTTTTGGATTCTCTCGGCGAACAGCTGGATGCAGACGCCTGTGGGCTACACGATCAATGCCGTCGGCCAGTTCGCGCCCACCGACTGGTGGGCCATCGTCTTCAATCCGTCCTTTCCCTATCGTCTCGTCCACATGGTGATCGCGGCCTATCTCACCACGGCGCTCGTCGTCGGCGGGGTCGGCGCCTGGCATCTCCTGCGCGACAGGCTCAATGACGGCTCGCGCGTGATGTTCTCGATGGCGATGTGGATGCTGGCGATCGTCGCGCCGATCCAGATCCTCGCCGGCGACCTGCACGGCCTCAACACGCTCGAGCATCAGCCGGCTAAGATCGCCGCGATGGAGGGGCATTTCGAGACGCGCGCCGGAGCGCCGCTCATCCTGTTCGGCTGGCCCGACATGGAGGCCGAGAAGACGCTCTACGAAATCGCCATCCCGAAGCTCGGCAGCCTTATTCTCAAACACGAATGGGACGGCGTGGTGAAGGGGCTCAAGGATTGGCCCAAGGAGGACCGGCCCAATGCGACGATCGTCTTCTGGTCGTTTCGCATCATGGTGGGATTGGGCTTCCTTATGCTCGGCCTCGGCCTATGGTCGTTGTGGGGACGCTACCGCAAGCGGCTCTATGAGATGAAGGGTCTTCATGTCGCCTCGGTGCTGATGGGGCCGCTGGGCTTCGTCGCCGTGCTCGCCGGATGGGTGACGACGGAAGTGGGGCGGCAGCCCTACACTGTCTACGGTGTGCTGCGCACCGCCGATTCGGCAGCACCCATCGCCGCCCAAGCCGTGGCCGCTTCGCTCATCGCCTTCGTCGTCGTCTATTTCTTCGTCTTCGGGGCAGGGGTGTTCTATTTGCTGCGCCTGATGAGCAAGCCGCCCCATGAGAACGAGCCGGACAGCCCGAGCGACGCGCATCTGCGCGCCGCGGGCATCGTGCCGGCGCCGGCGCTTGAAACCGTCGGCGAACTTGCCACGTATCCGGAGGACCGCCGATGA